The segment ATCGCGCCCACCAAACAGGCCGGCGTGCCGGTGACGGTATGCGGCGAGATGGGTGGGCGTACGCTTGAGGCGATGGCGCTGATCGGTCTCGGGATTGAACGGCTTTCGATCACGCCCGCAGCCATCGGCCCCGTCAAGGCGATGCTGCGCACGCTCGACCGGGCAAAGCTTCAGGCTGAAATGCCAGGCTGGCTCGATCGTCCCCCGCGCGACATGCGGGCAACATTGTCCGACTGGGCGGCTGCCAACGGCGTTGAAATTGCTTGAGGGTTTCAAAAACCGCGATGGGGTGGGCCGCTCGCATTGACATACCGGCCTCGCCAATGTGACATGCGCGCCACGGCGCCACATCAGATAAGCATTGGGTGAAATGACGGAGCAATTCGAAACCGCAGGACATAACCCGGTTTCCGGTACGGTGGGACAGCGTCTTGCGGCGGCACGCCATGCCGCCAAGCTCGATCTTTCCGATATTGCCGCGCGGACGCGTATTCCGCAGCGTCATCTGGAGGCACTGGAAGAGGGGCGCTACAGCGATCTTCCCGCCATCACTTATTGCACCGGCTTCACCAAGGCCTATGCCCGTGCGCTGGGGCTCGATGAAGTGGCGCTGGCGCGTGATATCCGCAACGAGCTGTCCGCGATTGGCGGCGCGTCGACGCGCGAATCCGAATATTTCGAGCCCGTCGATCCGGCACGTGTCGCGCCGCGTGGGCTGGTCTGGACGATCGTGGTCATTGCGGCGGTTCTGCTTGCCGGGTACGGCGTGATCCGCGCCGGGCTGCTCGATGGCCTGGGCGGCCGTGACCCGATGGCGGTGGCTGCGGGCACCAGCGAATTCGCCAATGAGGCCGAGAATGCGCAGGCGGCGGCCCCCGCTGCGGCACCGGCGACGCCGCAACAGGCTGCGCCGCTTTCCGGCACCGTCCTGCTGACCGCGACCGATGAAATCTGGCTTCGCATCTATCAGCCCGATGGCAAGCGCCTGCTCGAAAAGACCATGAAGGCGGGTGAAAGCTGGCAGGTGCCGGGCGATGCCGTTGATCCGATGATCCTGACGGGGCGTCCCAATGTGCTGCGGGTGACGGTTGGTGGCCGTGAAGTCGCGCCGCTGGGCCCGCCCGAGCGGACCATTTCGAATGTCGGCGTCAGTGCCAAGGCGCTTGCCGCGCGCGCTGCTACCGATGCGGCGGCGCCCGCACCGGGCGTTCAGCCGGCCAACACCATCGCCCAGCCGTGAAGGCAAGCGCCGTTCGGCCCTTGAGGGACGTACGGCGCCTTACCTATAAGGTGGGTGAGATTGCGTTATCGGAGACGAGTGAACATGCGTAAGACGCTGCTTCTGGCGGTACTTCTCGGCAGCGTGGGCGCCCCGGCGGCACATGCGCAGTCGGCCAATCTGTCCCCCCGCGTGGACAAGCTGGAAAAGGAGATGCGGGCCGTCCAGCGCAAGGTGTTCCCCGGCGGCAGCACCCAGTTTCTTGAGCCCGAAATCGCCGCACCTGCGCGCGATGTCGATCAGGCCGGCAGCCCGGCCTCGACCCCGCTGGCTGATCTGTCGGCACGCGTGAACGCCTTGGAATCGCAGCTTCAGTCGCTGACCGGCCAGATCGAGCAGAACAGCTACAAAACGCGCCAGCTCGATGAGGCGTTCAAGGCCTATAAGGCCGAGATGGATGCCCGCTTGAAGGCGCTTGAAGGGGGCGGTGAGCCCGTGTCGACGCCCGGTGCCGCGTCGGGCACGGGAAGCGTCAAGCCGCCGGCGGTCAGCTCGGTTGCGCCGACCAAGCCGAGTGGCGATCGCAAGACCGCGCTCGAGGCAATCCAGAAGCCGACGAGCAGCGACCCCGGCGAGGACGCCTATCTGTACGGCTATCGTCTGTGGGAAGCGAAATTCTATCCCGAGGCGCAGGCCCAGCTGAAGCTGATGGTGGAAAAATACCCCAAGCATAGCCGTGTCACCTTTGCCCAGAACCTGCTGGGCCGTGCCTATCTGGATGAAGGCAAGCCGGCACTCGCGGCGGTGGCGTTTTATGACAATTATCAAAA is part of the Sphingomonas sp. C3-2 genome and harbors:
- a CDS encoding helix-turn-helix domain-containing protein, encoding MTEQFETAGHNPVSGTVGQRLAAARHAAKLDLSDIAARTRIPQRHLEALEEGRYSDLPAITYCTGFTKAYARALGLDEVALARDIRNELSAIGGASTRESEYFEPVDPARVAPRGLVWTIVVIAAVLLAGYGVIRAGLLDGLGGRDPMAVAAGTSEFANEAENAQAAAPAAAPATPQQAAPLSGTVLLTATDEIWLRIYQPDGKRLLEKTMKAGESWQVPGDAVDPMILTGRPNVLRVTVGGREVAPLGPPERTISNVGVSAKALAARAATDAAAPAPGVQPANTIAQP
- a CDS encoding YbgF trimerization domain-containing protein; this encodes MRKTLLLAVLLGSVGAPAAHAQSANLSPRVDKLEKEMRAVQRKVFPGGSTQFLEPEIAAPARDVDQAGSPASTPLADLSARVNALESQLQSLTGQIEQNSYKTRQLDEAFKAYKAEMDARLKALEGGGEPVSTPGAASGTGSVKPPAVSSVAPTKPSGDRKTALEAIQKPTSSDPGEDAYLYGYRLWEAKFYPEAQAQLKLMVEKYPKHSRVTFAQNLLGRAYLDEGKPALAAVAFYDNYQKQPKGARAPDSLFHLGQSLTRLKKLPDACKVFDEFDQVYGATATASLKAQVVKGRTEAKCK